Proteins from one Anthonomus grandis grandis chromosome 8, icAntGran1.3, whole genome shotgun sequence genomic window:
- the LOC126739358 gene encoding 60S ribosomal protein L29, whose translation MAKSKNHTNHNQNSKAHRNGIKKPKRFLHESTLGMDAKFLKNQRFSKRHNLSTKKQLAVAAQRKAEREAKAKK comes from the exons ATGGCCAAGTCAAAGAATCACACAAATCACAACCAAA acAGCAAAGCTCACAGAAATGGCATCAAAAAACCAAAGAGGTTCTTGCACGAATCTACCTTAGGC atgGATGCTAAGTTCTTAAAAAACCAGAGATTCTCCAAGAGGCATAACTTGAGCACCAAAAAACAGCTTGCCGTTGCTGCCCAAAGGAAAGCTGAAAGGGAAGCCAAGGCTAAAAAATAG